In a genomic window of Demequina muriae:
- the ruvA gene encoding Holliday junction branch migration protein RuvA, protein MISQLAGTVLSVRASTAVVEVGGVGLLVHSTPATLAELRAHQEARFFTQLVVREESLTLFGFTAESERDTFEALQSVQGVGPRLALAMLAVHSPESLSQAVANGDRKALEQVPGIGAKVAARLLLELGGKLSLPESSATPTTPDARDQVEEALVALGWNQKAAAKAVENVAPKPIVDADVPTTLKAALKAMGGARA, encoded by the coding sequence GTGATCTCACAGCTCGCAGGCACGGTGCTGTCCGTGCGCGCCTCGACCGCGGTGGTCGAAGTCGGCGGCGTCGGCCTCCTCGTGCACTCCACGCCCGCGACGCTGGCCGAGCTGCGTGCTCACCAGGAGGCGCGGTTCTTCACGCAGCTCGTGGTGCGCGAGGAATCGCTCACTCTGTTCGGCTTCACGGCGGAGTCGGAGCGCGACACGTTCGAGGCGCTCCAGTCCGTCCAGGGTGTCGGTCCCCGGCTCGCCCTGGCGATGCTGGCGGTGCATTCGCCCGAGTCCCTCTCCCAAGCCGTGGCCAATGGCGACCGCAAGGCGCTCGAACAGGTGCCCGGCATCGGCGCGAAGGTCGCCGCGCGGCTGCTGCTCGAGCTGGGCGGCAAGCTGTCGCTTCCGGAGTCCTCGGCGACTCCCACGACGCCCGATGCGCGCGACCAGGTGGAGGAAGCGCTGGTCGCCCTCGGCTGGAATCAGAAGGCGGCCGCCAAGGCCGTCGAGAACGTGGCCCCGAAGCCGATCGTCGACGCGGACGTGCCGACCACGCTGAAGGCGGCACTGAAGGCGATGGGCGGCGCCCGTGCCTGA
- the ruvB gene encoding Holliday junction branch migration DNA helicase RuvB has protein sequence MESFEASVVDSDADAIERSNEAALRPTSLDEFVGQRTVRDQLSLVLRAAVSRGATADHVLLSGPPGLGKTTLAMIVAGEMGATLRVSSGPAIQHAGDLAAILSSLDEGDVLFLDEIHRLARPAEEMLYLAMEDFRVDVVVGKGAGATSIPLSLPPFTIVGATTRAGLLPAPLRDRFGFTAHLDFYSDDELHSIVGRSAGKLGFEISGDAAAEIASRSRGTPRIANRLLRRVRDWAQVHGSGTGDLAAAQQALIVYEVDERGLDRLDRAVLRALCTRFGGGPVGLSTLAVSVGEESETVETVAEPFLVREGLMSRSPRGRIATADGWAHLGLEPPAGALPGAPGGRLFD, from the coding sequence ATGGAGTCATTCGAGGCGAGCGTGGTGGACTCCGACGCCGACGCGATCGAGCGGTCGAACGAGGCCGCGCTGCGGCCCACCAGCCTCGACGAGTTCGTCGGCCAGCGCACCGTGCGCGACCAGCTCTCGCTCGTGCTCCGTGCCGCCGTGAGCCGCGGCGCCACGGCGGATCACGTCCTGCTGTCGGGCCCGCCCGGGCTGGGCAAGACCACGCTCGCGATGATCGTCGCGGGGGAGATGGGCGCGACGCTGCGCGTGAGCTCCGGTCCGGCCATTCAGCATGCCGGCGATCTGGCGGCGATCCTCAGCTCGCTCGACGAGGGCGACGTGCTGTTCCTCGATGAGATTCATCGCCTGGCGCGTCCCGCAGAGGAGATGCTGTACCTCGCGATGGAGGACTTCCGCGTCGACGTCGTGGTGGGCAAGGGAGCAGGGGCCACCTCGATCCCGCTCAGCCTGCCGCCCTTCACGATCGTCGGCGCGACCACCAGAGCGGGGCTGCTGCCCGCGCCGTTGCGCGACCGGTTCGGCTTCACCGCCCACCTGGACTTCTACTCCGATGACGAGCTGCACAGCATCGTGGGCCGCTCGGCGGGCAAGCTCGGCTTCGAGATCTCCGGTGATGCCGCAGCCGAGATCGCGTCGCGCTCCCGCGGGACGCCGCGCATCGCGAACCGGCTGCTGCGCCGTGTCCGAGACTGGGCACAGGTCCACGGGAGCGGCACCGGCGACCTCGCGGCGGCGCAGCAGGCGCTGATCGTCTACGAAGTGGACGAGCGCGGCCTCGACCGGCTCGACCGCGCGGTCCTGCGCGCGCTGTGCACGCGGTTCGGCGGCGGACCGGTGGGGCTATCGACGCTCGCCGTGTCGGTGGGCGAGGAGTCCGAGACGGTCGAGACGGTCGCGGAGCCGTTCCTGGTGCGCGAGGGGCTCATGAGCCGTTCTCCTCGCGGAAGGATCGCGACGGCCGATGGATGGGCGCACCTGGGTCTCGAGCCTCCGGCGGGCGCGCTTCCCGGCGCCCCTGGTGGACGCCTCTTCGACTGA
- the secD gene encoding protein translocase subunit SecD: protein MRNSVSKVTKSARKSLIWLGAIVVAIFGLLSAGVLSGNASWTPGLALDLAGGRQIILTPVLEEGSSQEIEQTDLEQAVEVIRARVDGSGVAEAEITTQGSNIVVALPGNPPQSTIDLVSQAAQLQFRPVLVVGDPGVSTPIPDPSADPSAEPTTEPSADATAGASAEPSAEPSPSASEAANVITGTETVTETGASATPAPEATAEPTAAPTTAPGDEAAEPEDPSSFAWLDETLLEEFESLNCLDPENLGGRSMGDPDVGYAACAEFGLAKLAMGPVEIEGDDLETATSGPETSQTGTLTGRYEVRLQFDNEGATKFGDVTTRLLNLEEPRNQFAIVLDGVVISYPVVNNRITNGEASITGDFTQEQAEQLANQLRFGALPLSLEVQSNQQISATLGADQLEKGLIAGMIGLFLVFLYSLFQYRALGLVTIASLVIVGATTFGVISLLSWGLGYRLSLAGVAGLIIAIGVTADSFIVYFERIRDELREGRSLQSAVDHAWRRARRTILASDAVSLLAAVTLYALAVGGVRGFAFTLGLTTLLDVLVVFLFTHPLMVLLARTKFFSEGHRWSGLDPRQLGRETLYKGRGRVRTGAAAPVSADGLTLAERKAAARRGEAATPDAPASNAVQSPLGTEPKGDSR, encoded by the coding sequence GTGAGGAATTCTGTGTCGAAAGTCACCAAGAGCGCGCGCAAGTCGCTGATCTGGCTCGGAGCGATCGTTGTCGCGATCTTCGGGCTGCTCTCCGCCGGCGTCCTGTCAGGCAACGCTTCGTGGACCCCGGGCCTCGCGCTCGACCTCGCGGGCGGTCGCCAGATCATTCTGACGCCGGTCCTCGAAGAGGGCTCGAGCCAAGAGATCGAGCAGACTGACCTCGAGCAGGCCGTCGAGGTGATCCGCGCCCGCGTGGACGGCTCCGGCGTCGCCGAGGCGGAGATCACCACTCAGGGAAGCAACATCGTCGTCGCGCTTCCAGGAAACCCGCCGCAGTCGACCATCGACCTCGTGTCACAGGCCGCACAGCTGCAGTTCCGTCCCGTGCTCGTGGTGGGCGACCCCGGCGTCTCGACCCCGATCCCCGACCCGAGCGCAGACCCCAGCGCCGAGCCGACGACTGAGCCCAGTGCTGACGCCACTGCCGGCGCATCGGCCGAGCCCAGCGCTGAGCCGTCGCCGTCCGCATCGGAAGCCGCTAACGTGATCACCGGCACCGAGACGGTGACCGAGACCGGCGCATCGGCCACTCCCGCCCCTGAGGCGACCGCGGAGCCGACCGCCGCCCCCACCACGGCCCCCGGCGATGAAGCGGCCGAGCCCGAGGACCCGTCATCCTTCGCGTGGCTCGACGAGACCCTGCTCGAGGAGTTCGAGTCGCTCAACTGCCTCGACCCCGAGAACCTCGGCGGCCGGTCGATGGGCGACCCCGACGTCGGCTATGCAGCGTGCGCCGAGTTCGGCCTCGCCAAGCTCGCGATGGGTCCGGTCGAGATCGAGGGCGACGACCTGGAGACCGCGACCAGCGGCCCCGAGACCTCGCAGACCGGCACCCTCACGGGTCGCTACGAGGTCCGCCTCCAGTTCGACAACGAGGGCGCCACCAAGTTCGGGGACGTCACCACGCGCCTGCTCAACCTGGAGGAGCCGCGCAACCAGTTCGCGATCGTCCTCGACGGCGTCGTGATCTCCTACCCGGTGGTGAACAATCGCATCACCAACGGCGAGGCGTCGATCACGGGTGACTTCACTCAGGAGCAGGCTGAGCAGCTCGCGAACCAGCTCCGTTTCGGCGCACTGCCGCTCAGCCTCGAGGTGCAGTCGAACCAGCAGATCTCCGCGACCCTGGGAGCCGATCAGCTCGAGAAGGGCCTGATCGCCGGAATGATCGGCCTGTTCCTGGTCTTCCTGTACTCGCTGTTCCAGTACCGCGCGCTCGGACTGGTGACCATCGCCTCGCTGGTCATCGTCGGAGCCACGACCTTCGGCGTCATCTCGTTGCTGTCGTGGGGACTCGGCTATCGCCTGTCGCTCGCCGGCGTCGCGGGTCTGATCATCGCGATCGGTGTGACCGCGGACTCGTTCATCGTGTACTTCGAGCGCATTCGCGACGAGCTGCGCGAGGGCCGGTCCCTGCAGTCCGCCGTCGACCACGCGTGGCGCCGTGCGCGCCGCACCATCCTGGCGTCGGACGCGGTCTCGCTGCTCGCAGCGGTGACGCTGTACGCGCTGGCCGTGGGCGGTGTCCGAGGGTTCGCCTTCACGCTGGGTCTCACGACGCTGCTCGACGTGCTCGTGGTGTTCCTGTTCACCCACCCGTTGATGGTGCTCCTCGCGCGCACCAAGTTCTTCAGTGAGGGCCACCGCTGGTCCGGGCTGGATCCGCGCCAACTCGGCCGGGAGACGCTCTACAAGGGGCGTGGTCGCGTCCGCACCGGCGCCGCCGCACCTGTGAGCGCCGATGGCCTCACGCTCGCGGAGCGCAAGGCGGCGGCACGGCGGGGCGAGGCCGCCACGCCCGATGCGCCAGCGTCCAATGCTGTTCAGTCGCCTCTGGGCACCGAGCCGAAGGGGGACTCACGATGA
- the secF gene encoding protein translocase subunit SecF: MSANLATWGNKLHSGEKTYPIVQHRGRFFIASAILMLAALGLLVGKGLNPGIDFTGGTQYVLANVSDTDSGPAEEAIAAIDPAQEPRISVLGENDLRVQLGVLEDADQQALGDALSEAYGVPLEDISFDQIGPTWGAEVGAKALQALVIFLLLVFTVITLYFRAWRMAAAAIIALLHDLLFTVGIYALVGFEVTPASVIGFLTILGYSLYDTVVVFDKVKENTQDLTAQSRYTYAELANLAVNQTLVRSINTSIVALLPVGSILFIGSFLLGAGTLSDIALALFVGMAVGTYSSVFVATPLEVALRRRESRIQEHTAKVLALRESGEADVVVHEDGTVRVGALQPGEHRGTKAQPRRKGRH, translated from the coding sequence ATGAGCGCCAACCTCGCCACCTGGGGCAACAAGCTCCACTCGGGGGAGAAGACCTACCCGATCGTCCAGCACCGCGGGCGGTTCTTCATCGCGTCGGCGATCCTGATGCTCGCGGCGCTCGGCCTGCTCGTGGGCAAGGGCCTCAACCCCGGCATCGACTTCACCGGGGGCACTCAGTACGTGCTCGCCAACGTCTCCGACACGGACTCCGGTCCCGCCGAAGAGGCGATCGCAGCGATCGACCCCGCCCAGGAGCCTCGCATCAGCGTGCTCGGTGAGAACGATCTGCGCGTGCAGCTGGGCGTGCTGGAGGACGCCGACCAGCAGGCGCTCGGCGACGCGCTGTCCGAGGCGTACGGAGTTCCGCTGGAGGACATCAGCTTCGACCAGATCGGCCCCACCTGGGGTGCGGAGGTGGGCGCCAAGGCGCTGCAGGCGCTGGTGATCTTCCTGCTGCTGGTGTTCACCGTCATCACGCTGTACTTCCGCGCATGGCGCATGGCGGCCGCGGCCATCATCGCGCTGCTGCACGACCTGCTCTTCACCGTGGGCATCTACGCCCTCGTGGGCTTCGAGGTGACGCCCGCATCAGTCATCGGCTTCCTGACGATCCTGGGCTACTCGCTCTACGACACCGTCGTGGTGTTCGACAAGGTCAAGGAGAACACTCAGGACCTGACGGCGCAGAGCCGCTACACGTACGCGGAGCTGGCGAACCTCGCGGTCAACCAGACCCTGGTGCGCTCGATCAACACGTCGATCGTCGCGCTCCTGCCCGTGGGCTCGATCCTGTTCATCGGATCGTTCCTGCTGGGCGCGGGAACGCTGAGCGACATCGCGCTGGCGCTGTTCGTCGGCATGGCCGTCGGCACGTACTCGTCGGTGTTCGTCGCGACTCCGCTCGAGGTGGCGCTGCGCCGCCGCGAGTCGCGGATCCAGGAGCACACCGCCAAGGTCCTGGCGCTGCGCGAGTCCGGCGAGGCCGATGTCGTGGTGCACGAGGACGGAACGGTGCGCGTCGGCGCACTCCAGCCGGGCGAGCACCGCGGCACCAAGGCGCAGCCCCGTCGCAAAGGACGCCACTGA
- a CDS encoding RelA/SpoT family protein, with protein sequence MTDIRHSSPPTGPLAFLRRPAKEPTAIDGVLDTYRRMYPRAKTGMIERAYRIADEAHEGQQRKSGEPYIIHPIAVAQIIADMGLPDTVIAAALLHDVVEDTEHPLDRIREEFGDEVATFVDGVTKLDKVSYGDASQAETVRKMVVAMAKDIRVLLLKLADRLHNARTWKHVSPESARRKAQETLEIYAPLAHRMGLNAIKWELEDLSFKTLYPKIYQEIVDVVAERAPERERYLAEIRAEIETELKNMKIRGVITGRPKHYYSVYQKMIVRGRDLNEIYDLVGMRILVDSVRDCYAVLGAMHARYQPVPGRFKDYIAMPKFNLYQSLHTTVIGPSGKPVELQIRTHEMHRRAEYGLASHWRYKERGGGSSGSGGSGDMGWLRQIADWQQETADPTEFLDALRGEISRAEVYVFTPRGKLLALPQGATPVDFAYAVHTEVGHKTIGAKVNGRLVPLDSTLDNGDTVDVLTTSDENAHPKRDWLDFVQSTRARNKIRQWFTRERREESIETGRDMLARAIRRQHLPMQRLMSKSTLLALAKEMHYDDVDSLYASIGEHKEQAGDVVARMVAAVGGAEGADEDVTEITRPGTGAARARRGDPGISVHGLTDVVVKLAKCCTPVPGDPIRGFVTRGNGVSVHRADCQNLSALESEQERFIDVQWTGQSDATFMVQIEVEALDRNRLLSDVVRVLSDYHVNILGANVSTNQDRVALNTFTFEMADPSHLGAVIAAVRKIDGVYDARRLTGAKRRPY encoded by the coding sequence GTGACTGACATCCGGCACTCCTCGCCGCCCACGGGCCCGCTCGCGTTCCTGCGCCGGCCGGCGAAGGAGCCGACCGCGATCGACGGCGTGCTCGACACGTACCGCCGCATGTACCCGCGCGCGAAGACGGGCATGATCGAGCGCGCGTACCGGATCGCGGACGAGGCTCACGAGGGTCAGCAGCGCAAGAGCGGCGAGCCATACATCATCCACCCCATCGCCGTCGCGCAGATCATCGCGGACATGGGGCTGCCGGACACGGTGATCGCCGCCGCCCTCCTCCACGACGTCGTCGAGGACACGGAGCACCCGCTGGACCGCATCCGTGAGGAGTTCGGGGACGAGGTCGCGACGTTCGTCGACGGGGTGACCAAGCTCGACAAGGTCTCGTACGGCGACGCCTCTCAGGCCGAGACGGTGCGCAAGATGGTTGTGGCGATGGCCAAGGACATCCGCGTGCTGCTGCTCAAGCTCGCCGATCGCCTCCACAACGCCCGCACCTGGAAGCACGTCTCACCCGAGAGCGCACGTCGCAAGGCTCAGGAGACGCTCGAGATCTACGCGCCGCTGGCGCACCGCATGGGGCTCAACGCCATCAAGTGGGAGCTCGAGGACCTGTCGTTCAAGACGCTGTATCCCAAGATCTATCAGGAGATCGTCGACGTCGTCGCGGAGCGCGCCCCCGAGCGCGAGCGCTACCTGGCGGAGATCAGGGCCGAGATCGAGACCGAGCTCAAGAACATGAAGATCAGGGGCGTGATCACCGGCCGCCCCAAGCACTACTACTCGGTGTATCAGAAGATGATCGTCCGAGGTCGCGACCTCAACGAGATCTACGACCTCGTGGGCATGCGGATCCTGGTGGACTCCGTCCGAGACTGCTACGCAGTGCTGGGGGCGATGCACGCGCGCTACCAGCCGGTGCCGGGCCGCTTCAAGGACTACATCGCGATGCCCAAGTTCAACCTCTACCAGTCGTTGCACACCACGGTCATCGGGCCCAGCGGCAAGCCGGTCGAGCTGCAGATTCGCACTCACGAGATGCACCGTCGGGCGGAGTACGGCCTCGCGTCCCACTGGCGGTACAAGGAGCGCGGCGGCGGCTCGAGCGGCAGCGGGGGCAGCGGCGACATGGGCTGGCTGCGGCAGATCGCGGACTGGCAGCAGGAGACCGCGGATCCGACCGAGTTCCTCGACGCGCTGCGCGGCGAGATCTCGCGTGCCGAGGTGTACGTGTTCACGCCGCGCGGCAAGCTGCTCGCGCTGCCTCAGGGCGCCACTCCCGTGGACTTTGCGTACGCGGTGCACACCGAGGTGGGGCACAAGACCATCGGCGCCAAGGTCAACGGCCGGCTCGTGCCGCTCGACTCGACCCTCGACAACGGCGACACGGTGGACGTGCTCACCACGTCGGACGAGAACGCGCACCCCAAGCGAGACTGGCTCGACTTCGTGCAGTCCACGCGGGCGCGCAACAAGATCCGGCAGTGGTTCACGCGCGAGCGTCGCGAGGAGTCGATCGAGACGGGCCGCGACATGCTGGCTCGCGCGATCCGTCGCCAGCACCTGCCGATGCAGCGCCTCATGTCCAAGTCCACGCTGCTGGCGCTCGCCAAGGAGATGCACTACGACGATGTGGACTCGCTCTATGCGTCCATCGGTGAGCACAAGGAGCAGGCGGGCGACGTGGTCGCGCGCATGGTGGCCGCGGTGGGCGGTGCCGAGGGCGCGGACGAGGATGTCACGGAGATCACCCGTCCGGGCACCGGCGCCGCACGCGCGCGCCGCGGCGACCCGGGAATCTCGGTCCACGGCCTCACCGATGTGGTGGTCAAGCTGGCCAAGTGCTGCACGCCGGTGCCGGGCGACCCCATTCGGGGCTTCGTCACCCGCGGCAACGGCGTCAGCGTGCACCGGGCCGACTGCCAGAACCTCAGCGCTCTCGAGAGCGAGCAGGAGCGGTTCATCGACGTCCAGTGGACTGGGCAGTCGGACGCCACGTTCATGGTGCAGATCGAGGTCGAGGCGTTGGACCGCAACCGGCTGCTGAGCGACGTCGTGAGGGTGCTGTCGGACTACCACGTCAACATCCTCGGTGCGAATGTCTCGACGAATCAGGACCGGGTCGCGCTCAATACGTTCACCTTCGAGATGGCGGACCCGTCGCACCTGGGTGCCGTCATCGCCGCTGTGCGCAAGATCGATGGCGTCTACGACGCTCGCCGGCTCACCGGCGCCAAGCGCCGCCCGTACTGA